One window from the genome of Leuconostoc suionicum encodes:
- a CDS encoding ACT domain-containing protein: MSKAVVTVVGKDKPGIIAGVANTLADHNINILDVSQTIMSDIFTMSMLINLEELEGQFNVLQDDLNKLGTDLGVTIHTQREEIFDAMSRV, translated from the coding sequence ATGAGTAAAGCAGTTGTAACAGTTGTTGGTAAAGATAAACCAGGAATTATTGCTGGGGTGGCTAACACGTTAGCGGATCACAACATCAACATTTTAGATGTTTCTCAAACGATTATGAGTGATATTTTCACGATGAGTATGTTAATTAATTTAGAAGAATTAGAAGGGCAATTCAACGTGTTGCAAGATGATTTGAATAAGTTAGGGACTGATTTAGGCGTTACCATTCATACGCAACGTGAAGAAATATTTGATGCGATGAGTAGAGTTTAA
- a CDS encoding nucleoside 2-deoxyribosyltransferase, with translation MSKKVYLASPFFDKEQIERVERVEKALAANKTLSSVFSPREHQHEEFEMFGPEWRVATYNGDIEAINQADVMVAVIDYVGQEVDPGTAWEFGYAVAKNIPVIVVKEKAGAVNLMMGMPLTAYITDISDLETYDFDATPKIEFSGEIF, from the coding sequence ATGTCAAAAAAAGTTTACCTTGCGAGTCCATTCTTCGATAAAGAGCAAATTGAGCGTGTTGAACGTGTTGAAAAAGCTTTAGCGGCTAATAAAACATTAAGTTCTGTTTTTTCACCACGCGAACACCAACACGAAGAATTTGAAATGTTTGGTCCGGAGTGGCGTGTTGCAACCTACAACGGTGATATTGAGGCAATTAACCAAGCTGACGTTATGGTAGCCGTTATTGATTATGTAGGGCAAGAAGTAGATCCTGGAACTGCTTGGGAGTTTGGCTACGCAGTAGCGAAAAACATTCCGGTTATTGTTGTTAAAGAAAAAGCTGGTGCGGTAAATCTAATGATGGGAATGCCGTTAACGGCTTATATCACTGATATCTCAGATTTGGAGACTTACGACTTTGATGCTACGCCAAAGATTGAATTTAGTGGTGAAATATTTTAA